The genomic stretch GCCCGAACAGGAAGCGCGCGATGGAGGGATGGCCGATGGCCCAGCGCGACAGGTTGAAGGGCCGCTTTTCTTCAGTGGAATTGGTCATCGGTACTCGTCCACTTTGTCTGCCGGCGCCTGGGGCCTCGAAGAAGCGCGGCGCGCGGAACGAAATCATCTGCGTTCGATCTGGCTTCCGGGCGGCGAGGCTTTCCGAGCGGAGAGACACTCATCGCGGTGGGACGCTAGGTCGATGCGGGGGTACATCGGCCGTGACGTCTCAGCCTTCGGGCGCACGCCGCCCGGAAACCTGCGGCCGCGGGAACGCGCGGCCGACCTGTCTGTCCTCAGCGCAGCCGGCTGGCGTCGTCGCCCTCGGCCGAGGCTGATTGCTGCGCCACACCGCCGGCGAGCTTGACCTTGAGATTCTCGGTCATGAACTGGGTGCCGGCGGCGACCACGATATCGCCGGGCTTCAATCCCTCGGCGACGCGCACACCATCGGCGGCGAACTTGGCAACCTTCACCGGACGGGCATGAACGGTGTCGGCGCCCCGATCGACGGTCCAGACGATCGACTGGCTGTCTTTCTCAGCCAACGCGCTCAAGGGGATCGAAACCAGCTGCTTCTCGTTGGCGGCCGAGGCCTCGATATTGGCGGTCATGCCGAGAAGCACGCGTGCATCGTTGGGCAGGCTGACACGGACGGCGAAGGTGCGCGACTGCGGGTCGGCACTGCCGGCGACTTCGCGGACCTTGCCGTCGAGCGTCAGCGTGCTGTCGGACCAGAAGCCGGCCTTGACGAGCTTACCGGGCTTGAATTCGGCGATCTCCATTTCGGGCACCGCGATCAGCACTTCCTTTTCGCCGTCGACCGCGACAGTGACCACGGGCGTGCCGGAGCCGACCACCTGGCCGACATCGGCATTGACCGCGGTGACGATGCCATCCCGGTCGGCCTTGAGGTCGGTATAGCCGACCTGGTTCTTGGCCTGATCAAGCGACGAGCGGGCGGAGTCGCGCGTGGCGACCGCCTGGTCATGGGCCAGCGTCGCCTGTTCGAGCTGCGATTTCGGTGCGAAGTTTTTGGTAAAAAGTTGCTCGGCGCGCTTGCGCGTGAGCTCCGTCGTCTCGACCTGCCGTTCGGCGGCATCGAGCGCGGCCTGCGCGCTCTTGACCGACAGGTCATAGTCGGTGGGATCAATGCGGGCGAGCACGTCGCCCGGCGCCACATGCTGACCGATGTCGACCAGACGCTCGGTGATCTTGCCGTTGACGCGGAAAGCCAGGGCGCTTTCGGTGCGAGCCCGCACGGACCCCGAGTAGGAGAGCATGCGGGTGTCATGCGCCTGGGCGATCTCGACGACCTTGACCGGGCGGATGATCTCCTTGACCTCGGCCTTCTCCTGGCTGCAGCCGGCAAGCACGAGCCCTGCAACGATCAGGCCCGCAACCGGCAGCCGACGGATGATGGAGTTGGACAAAGACATCGTGGTACTCCCGACTGGAGACGGACTGTCGACACCGGCGACCGGCGGCTATTTCAAGGCTCTGATGGCGTAGTCGATAAGTTCGTCGGGCATTGCCCGGTTGGTCTTGGCAAGGCACTGCGCCACCATCTGCGGATGGCAGAGAATGACGGTGGCGGCGCCGAAGCAGCGCGACGCCACTTCGTGATCCTGCTGCCTGAACTCGCCGGTCTCGACGCCCTCGCGGATCACCTCGGCGAACAGGTCGTGGATGCTGTTGACGTGCTTGTCGATGACGCCCCAGTCGCGCTCGAGCGCGACAATGACCATCTCATGGACCTTCTGCTCGTCGAGCATGGTCTCCAGCGTCATCTTGTATTGCGCATGGATGTAGCGCCGCAGCCGCTCCTCGGCGCTGATCGGCAGATGCATGATCTCGTAAGCCATCTTGTAGCTGGCGCCGAGCATGCGGCCGCAGACCGCCTGATGGATTTCGACCTTGGAGGCGAAGAAACGGTAGATATTGGCCGGCGACATGCCGAGCTCGCGGGCAATGTCGGCAACATTGGTCTTGCCGTAGCCGTAGTGCCGGAACAGGCGCTCCGCGCAGTCGAGAATGCGCGTCACATTCTCCTGTTTGGCGGCATCGGCCACGATGTTGGCGGCTTCGGACATGGCTCTTTCGTTTGACAAGTGACGAATTTCGATTTTCGTCAGTCGTAAATTGAAGGAGGCGCGATGTCAACGCGAAATCGACGTACGCGTATAGTTGGTGACAGATGGTGACAGTGGGCGAGCACGACAAGCGGTGCCCGCGATTGGCGGCAAACCTCATGAGTTCGTCATCCTAGGGCGAAGCAAGGAGCGAAGCGACCCGGCGCAGGCCCCCGGGGACCCATTCCGGCACTCTGGTCAAAGAATGTGGTTACTCAATGGTTTACGCCTCTAAGCGGTAAACCATTCTCGACCGCTGGAGCACGGGCGCGAGGTCGTGGCATGGATCCCAGGGTTTCCGCGACGTCGCTTCGCGACTGCTCCACCCAAGGATGACGAAGTTAGGTACGCTTCGCCATTTCCCGCAGCCGGAACTTTTGGATCTTGCCTGTCGACGTCTTCGGGATCTCCGCAAAAATCACCGCCTTCGGCACCTTGAACCGGGCAAGCAGCGCGCGGCAGTGCTCGATGATCTCGGCCTCGCTCGCCGCCTTGCCGGGCTTCAGCTCGACATAGGCAACCGGCACCTCGCCCCATTTGTCGTCCGCGCGGGCGACCACGCCACAGGATGCAACCGAGGGGTGTTTGTAGAGTGCATCCTCGACCTCGATCGAGGAAATATTCTCGCCGCCCGAGATGATGATGTCCTTGGAACGGTCCTTGAGCTGGATGTAGCCGTCTGGATGCATGACGCCGAGATCGCCGGAATGGAACCAGCCGCCGGCGAAGGCTTCGTCGCTCGCCTTGCGGTTCTTGAGATAGCCCTTCATGACGATGTTGCCGCGGAACATGACCTCACCGATGGTTTCGCCGTCGGCCGGCGTCGCCTGCATCGTTTCGGGGTCCATGACGGTCAGGCCCTCGAGCGCGGCGTAGCGCACGCCCTGCCTGGCCTTCTTGGCGCTGCGCTCGCCCTTTGCGAGACTGTCCCATTCGCCGTGCCATTCGTTGACCACCGCCGGGCCATAGGTCTCGGTCAGGCCGTAGAGATGGGTGACGGCAAAGCCGGCATCGGCCATGCCCGACAGCACGGCTTCCGGCGGCGGCGCCGCCGCGGTGTTGAAGGTCACCGTCTGCGCGAACGCGCGCTTGTCCTCATCCCTGGCATTGATCAGCACCGACATGACGACCGGCGCGCCGCAGAGATGGGTGACGCCGTGATCGGCGATGGCGTCGTAGATCGGCTTCGGCCGCACCCAGCGCAGGCAGACATGAGTGCCGGCCTGCACTGCGAGCGTCCACGGAAAACACCAGCCATTGCAGTGGAACATCGGCAGCGTCCAGAGATAGACGGCATGCTTGGCCATGCCGGCATGGATGGTGTTGGTGTAGGCCATCAGGGCGGCACCACGATGGTGATAGACGACGCCCTTGGGATTGCCCGTCGTGCCGGAGGTGTAGTTGAGCGAGATGGCGTCCCATTCGTCGTCGGGCATCGACCAGGCGAAATCCTCATCGCCGCCTGCGACAAAATCCTCATAGTCGAGCGTGCCGATCCGCTCCCCCTTCGGATAGGGTGCATCGGCGGCGTAGTCGGGATCGTCATAGTCGATGACCAGCGGCTTGACCTTGGCCAGATCGAGCGCCTGCCGGACGACGCCGGAGAATTCGCGGTCGACGATCAGCACCCTGGTCTCGGCGTGGTCGAGCTGGAAGGCGATGACCGCGGCGTCGAGGCGGGTGTTGAGCGAGTGCAGCACCGCCTTGGTCATCGGCACGCCGAAATGCGCCTCCAGCATTGGCGGCGTGTTGGACAGCATCACAGTGACGGTGTCGCCCTTGCCGATGCCGCGCTTGTGCAGCGCCGAGGCAAGCTTCAGCGAGCGGCGCCAGAAATCGCGGTAGCTGATGCGCTGGCGCCCGTGGACGATGGCGATGTGGTCGGGATAGGTCCTTGCCGCGCGCTCCTGATAGGTGAGCGGCGTCAGCGGCTGGTGGTTGGCCGCGTTCCTGTCGAGATCCTGTTCGTAAGGATTGCCCATCCCGTCCTCCCCAAAGTCCTTTTCGAACTTTCTAACCTTAGCACTCTCGTCAGGCCATCCCCCTGAATGGCCGAAAATGCTAATGCTATCCAGGCTTTGTAGAACGACCATCCCGGTTGCGTTCTGTTTAGAGGCGATCGCACTCGCGCATCCGAATTTGACTTTTGTCGAGAGCCGTGACTATTGTCAGCCAAGGAGACGGCATGGCGATCCGACCGGCAGAACAGATCATTCACAAAGCCGCGTGGCTCTATTACGCGCATGGCCTGCGGCAAGACCAGGTTGCAAGCCAGCTTAACATTTCGCGCGCTTCGGTGGCCATGTATCTGCGTAAGGCGCGCGAGACCGGCATCGTCAACATCTCGACCTCGACCCAGCTGTTCACCGACGATGTGATGGCGCGCAGGCTCGAGGACGCCTTGAAACTCGACGCGGTCTGGATCGCGCCGGAGAATGGCCATATCCCTGACCCCTCGACCGACATCGCCGTGCTGGCGGCAAGCGTCTTTCTCGAACTGGTCAAGAAGGGCGATCGCATCGGCGTCGCCTGGGGCCGCACTGTCTACATGATCGCCGACATCATGTCCTATGCCGACCTGCAGGACGTCACGGTGGTGCAGCTCTGCGGCAATCTCGGTGCGCCCTACTCCTACCGGCCCGACCAATGCACGATGGAGATCGCGCGCCGGCTCAATGCCAAGGGGCTTAATTTCTATGCGCCGCTGGTGCTGTCGACGGAAGAGCTGGCGCGGGCGCTGCGCGCCGAGCCGGTGATCCGTGAGCAGCTGGCCGGCATCAGCGATTGCAATCTCGCACTTTTTTCCGTCGGCACGGTCGATGCCGACAGCCATGTCGTCAAATGCGGCGCGCTGAACCCGGACGAGATGGCCGCGCTGCGCGGGATAGGCGCCGCCGGCGTGATCGCCGGACAGATCATCGACGCCATGGGCGAGGCGCTCGACTGCAGCTACAACCGCCGGGTCATTTCGGCTGAACTCGCTTCGCTCCGCGCCATCGAAAAACGCCTGATGGTGGTGCAGGAGGACAGCAAGTTCGAGCCCCTGCTCGCAGCGCTCGCCGGTGGGCTTTGCACGCATCTGGTGGTCGGCGCGCATATGGCGCAGCGGCTGCTCGATCATGCCGGAGCGGCACCACAAAAAGCATCCTGAAAAAGCAACCTTTCGCCGGCGCATTGTCATCAAGGCGTCGCGGCATTCCTGTTTCACCACCCAAGACAGCAACTGGACGAAGCGAACATGAAGAATCTGTGGAACGACGACGCGGCCGAGAAACTCGTTGCCGACTATGCCAAGAAAGGCGTCGGCCGCGACCTCGCGCTGCGCGTCTACACGACGCGGCTCTTGGGCGGCGTGCCGCAGCTGGTCCTGCATGGCGGCGGCAACACCTCCTGCAAGATCAAGGCGACCGACCTTGTCGGCGATGAATGGGATGTGCTCTGCGTCAAGGGCAGCGGCTGGGACATGGCCGTCATCGAGCCGCAGGGCCTGCCGGCGGTGAAGATGGGCGCCCTGCTCAAGGCCCGCGCGCTGGACAGGCTCGCCGACGAGGACATGGTGGCGCTGCAGCGGGCGAACCTCATCGACCCCTCCTCGCCCAACCCCTCGGTCGAGACACTGCTGCATGCCTTCCTGCCGCACAAATTCGTCGACCACACCCATTCAACCGCCATCCTGGCCATTGTCGACCAGGAAGACTCGAAGCCGCTGGTGAAGACGGTGTTCGGCACCAAGATGGGTTATGTGCCCTACATCATGCCGGGCTTCGACCTCGCCAAGGCGGCGGCCGATGTGTTCGATGCCGATCCGACCGTTGAGGGCCTGATCCTAGACAAGCACGGCATCTTCACCTTCGGCGACGATGCCAAACAGGCCTACGACCGGATGATCCACTATGTGAACGTCGCCGAGGAGTATGTCGCCAGGAATGCCAAGCCGAAGGCCGCCAAGGCGGTGCTGCCGGCAAAGCTCGCGACGCCGGCGTCCATCGCGCCGATGCTGCGCGGCGCCGTTGCGGTGGCGCGTGGTGAAGGCCGCTTCGACCGCATGATCTCTGATTTCCGCACTTCGGACGCGATCGTCGATTTCATCAATTCGGCAGCGATCGCCGACTATGCGGGACGCGGCGTGTCGACGCCGGATCTGTCGATCCGCATCAAGACCGGACCGATGGCGGTGCCGGCGCCCGATGCCGACAAGGCCGGCGACTACAAGGCCGTCATCAAGAGCCATGTCGACGCCTTCGCCAAGGAGTATCGCGCCTATTTCGAGACCAATGACGCGCTCGACGATGTCAAGCGCACCATGCTCGATCCGATGCCGCGGCTGACGCTGGTGCCGGGGCTCGGCATGTTCGGCCACGGCCGCACGCTGAAGGATGCCAGGATCGCCTCCGATGTCGGCGAAATGTGGATCGAGGCGGTGCGCGGCGCCGAAGCGGTCGGCCGGTTCCATCCGCTGTCCAAGGCCGATCTGTTCCCGCTGGAATACTGGTCGCTCGAACAGGCCAAGCTCGCCTCCAGCAAGCCGAAGCCGCTGACCGGCCAGGTGGTGCTGATCACCGGCGGCGCCGGCGCGATTGGTGCTGCGACGGCAAAGCTGTTCGCCGACAATGGCGCCCATGCCGTCGTCGTCGACCTCGATGGCGACAAGGCCGCCGATGCCGCCAAGAAGGCTGGCAACAATTCGATCGGCGTTGCCGCCGACATTACCGACCCGGCCCAGGTGCGGGCCGCCTTCGACAAAGCGGTCGCCGTCTTCGGCGGCGTCGACATTCTGGTCTCCAATGCAGGTGCGGCCTGGGAAGGCCGCATCGGCGAGCTTGACGACGCGCTGCTGCGCAAGAGTTTCGAGCTCAATTTCTTCGCCCATCAGTCGGTGGCGCAGAACGCCGTGCGCATCATGCTGGAACAGGGCACCGGCGGCGTGCTGTTGTTCAACACCTCCAAGCAGGCGGTCAATCCAGGTCCGAAATTCGGCGCCTATGGCGTGCCGAAGGCGGCGACTTTGTTCCTGTCCAGGCAATACGCGCTCGACTATGGCGCGCATGGCATCCGTTCGAACGCCGTCAACGCCGACCGCATCCGTTCGGGGCTCTTGACCGACGCCATGATCGCCAGCCGCTCGGGCGCACGGGGAGTGTCGGAGAAGGAATACATGTCCGGCAATCTGCTAGGCCAGGAAGTGACGGCGCAGGACGTCGCGCAGGCCTTCCTGCACCACGCGCTGGCCGAACGCACGACCGCCGATGTGACGACAGTGGACGGCGGCAACATCGCGGCAGCGCTGCGGTAGGCTTGTAAGAACTGTCCGCTGTAGCTACATTGTGGCTCAACGCAAGGGAGTTACGATATGGCTACAGATGCAGTGGTCCGCGCTCGGATCGACGCCGCGACGAAGGATCAGGCAACGGAAGCTTTGGCGGCCATGGGCTTGTCGGTCTCCGATGCCATTCGCCTGCTCCTGGTGCGCGTGGCCGCCGACAAGGAATTTCCTTTCCCGGTGAAAGTGCCTAACGCAACCACGCGAAAGGCCATGGCCGAATTGGAAAAAGGCAAAGGCAAGCGCTTCGCCTCGGCTGATGAATTGTTCAAGGATCTGGGGCTCTAGGAATGCCAGCGCCCATTCATTCCGGGCAATTTCGTCGGGATGTGAAGCGTATGGAAAAGCGTGGCAAGAACCTTGGGAAATTGCGCGATCTGCTAGGCCTGCTGATCGCCGGGCATGAACTGCCGCCGACGTACAAAGATCATCCTCTGAAAGGCGACTGGAAGGGCTTTCGAGACGCGCATATCGAACCGGACTGGCTCCTGATCTACCGCGTTGTCGGCGATGAATTGCAGCTTGCCCGTACCGGTTCACATTCCGACCTGTTCAACGAGTGAACTCCACGGAATAGCCGCCCACAGCGATCTGCTGCGGGCGGCTCTCGATGCGTGCCATTCGACACGCCGTAAAGTGCCGAAAGCTACTTCGCGTTCGGGTTCGGCATCCAGGCCGGCATGGCGACATCGGCATGGGCGAACTGCGGCAGCTTGGCCGACAGGTCTTCCATGTTCTTGATGTCCTTGTCGATCAGCTCCTTCTGGGTGATAAGCGTCGGCGGCACGATGACGTTGTGGCCGGGGTCTTCACCGGCCAGCAGCTGCGCCAGAGCGCGCACCGAGACCTGGCCGACGACGGCCGGGTTGGTGGCGGCGGTCGCCGCCCAGGCGCTGTCGGGCTCGCGCATCGCTGAGATGTCCGATGTCGAGATGTCGGCCGAATAGATCTTGATGCCCTTGTTCAGGCCGGCCTCGTCGACGGCGATCTTCACGCCCTTGGCGAATTCGTCATAGGGGGCGAACATCACCTTGATATCGGGATGGGCCGACAGCACCGAGCGCGCCTGGTTGGCGACGGAGTTGGCGATCGGGTTGTCGAGCGTGCCGAACATCGCGACTTCCTTGATGCCCGCATATTTCTTCTTCACGTCGACCCAGGTCTCGTTGCGCCGATCGAGCGGCGCGATGCCGGCGACATAGACATAGCCGGCGTTCCAGCTCTCGCCGTTGTCCTTCACCGCCTGCTCGAGCGCGAGGCGGGCAAGGTCCTTGTCCGACTGTTCGATCTGCGGAATTTTCGGGTTTTCGACATTGACGTCGAAGGCCACGACCTTGATGCCGGCGTCAACCGCGCGCTGCGCGGCGTCCTTCATCGATTCCGTCAGGCCGTGCTGGATGATGATGCCCTGCACGCCAAGCGCGATGGCCTGGTCGACCATGTCGGACTGGAGCGCGGCATCCTGGCGGCTGTCGAGCACGCGCAGGTCGATGCCGAGCGCCTTCGACTGTGACTCGACGCCCGAAAGGTAGGCCTGGAAGAAGTCGCCGGTCGAGAGATAGCGCACCAGTGCGATCTTGACGCCAGGCTTGTCGAACGGCGCCGGCTTGTCCGCGGCAAAAGCCGGAACCTGCATCAGCATGGTTGCGCCGGCCAGTCCGAGCGCCACCTTCCCCAGAAGTCGTCTTGTGATGTTCACCTTGTTTTCCTCCACTCTTGTTGAACCCAAAATCCTGTCCGGTCGGACTACCCCCTGCCCCTGCCCGAAAGGGCAAAGGTGAAGACAAGGGCGACGACCAGAACCACGCCCTTGACGAAATCCTGCGTGTAGTAAGGCGCGTTCATCATCGTCAGGCCTTGCAGCAGGATGCCGACGAACAGCGCGCCGACGGCGGTACCGAAGGCGTTCGGCTTGGCGGCGCCCAGCACCGCGTAGCCGATCAGCGCCGCAGCAACCGCATCGAGCAGCAGATTATTACCCGAGGCGATGTCGCCGCGTCCAAGCCGGGCCGCGAGCAAAATGCCGCCGATCGAGGCAAAAACTCCTGAAATAACGTAGGCCCAGATCTTGTATGCCTTGACAGGCGCACCGGCGAGTTCGGCGGCGCGCTCATTGGAGCCGACCGCATACATCATGCGGCCGAAGCGGGTGTATTCGAGGAAGAACCAGATCAGCACGGCCAGCACCAGCAGCACGACCACCGACACCGGAATGAGGTTCGGGATGAAGAAGTCGAAGCGGTGGCGGCCAAGCGCCAGGAAGGCGTCGCCGAATTTGCCGTTGGCGACCGAACCGTCCGGCATGGTCATGCCGGTGGCGATCGATCGGCCCTCGGTCGGGATGCGCTGCAGGCCGACCAGCAGGAACATCATGCCGAGCGTCGCCAAGAGATCGGGCACGCGCATATAGACGATCAGCCAGCCGTTGATCAGGCCGACTACGGCACCGATGAGCAGGCAGACGACGACCGCGACGACGGCGTTCTGCTCCAGCACCACCATGACATAGGCCGCCGCCATCATGGCGGATGTGGCGACCGAGCCGATCGACAGGTCGAAGCCGCCGACAACCAGAGTGGCTGTGACGCCCAGCGCCAGCACGCCGGTGATGGCCACCGACTGGAAGATGAAGACGGCACTTTGCGGCGAGACGAAACCGTCGGCGGCGATCGCGAAATAGGCGACCAGCCCGAACAACAGGACGATAAAGCCATAGCGGATGGCGTAGTCGCGCAGCGTCATTCAGCGCACCCGCGCGACGCGACCATTCTTGCCCAACTCAAACCCATAGTCTCTCCATTCCAATTCTACCCGCCGCCACGCTCAGGCAGCGCTGTGCAGCGGTCCGCCGGCAACCTCCGCCAACAGTCGATCGAGATCGACTTCGGCGTTGCGGTGTTCACCGACGATTGTGTGTTCCGACATCACCAGGATGCGGTCGGCCGTCTCCAGCGCCTCGTCGAGTTCGGTGACGAACAAGAGCGTCGCGCGGCCATTGGCGCTTGCCCTCAGCTTGGCGGCGATGTCGCGCCTGGCCGAGATGTCTACGCCCTGAAACGGCTCGTCGAGGATGAACAGCGCGGCATTCTGCGCCATCCAGCGGGCGACCATGACCTTCTGCTGGTTGCCGCCGGACAGGGCCGACATCTCGTCCTTCTCGGAGCGGCAGACGATGGAGAGTTCTTCGATCTGCCGGCGCGCAGTGGCGCGTTCGAGGCGGCGCTTGAGCACCCCCAGGCTAGACATCCGCTTGAGGAATGGCAGGCTGACATTGCGCTCGATGTTGAAGCCGCCGACGATGCCGCTGGTGGCGCGATCCTTGGCGACGAGGAACACGCCGGCGGCGATCGCGTCACCGGCCGAACGCGGCGCATAGGGCTTGCCGTTCATCGTCATGGTGCCGGCGAGCGGCTTGCGCACGCCGAACAGCGTTTCGGCAAGTGCCGTCTTGCCGACGCCGACGAGGCCGGTGATGGCGACGACCTCGCCATCGCCAAGCGTCAGCGAAATCGGCCTGGCGCCCTGCCCGATGCGCAGGCCTTCGACGGTCAGGACCGGTTTGGCGGAACTCCTGGCAACGATCTGGTCGAGATGGATCTTGCGGCCGAGCATGGCGTTGACCGCGCCTTCATAGTCGAGCGGCTTGGTGTCGAAGACACCGGAAATGACGCCGTCACGCATCGAGACGATGCGATCGGCAAGCCGCCTGATGTCCGACATACGATGCGAGATGTAGAGGATCGCCACGCCCTGCTCGCGCAGCCGGTCGACCAGCGCGAACAGCCGGTCGGCCTCGGCGCTGGAGAGCGAGGAGGTCGGCTCGTCGAGGATCAGCACTTTCGGCTGATGCGCCAGTGCACGCGCGATCGCCACCATCTGGCGATCGGCCAGCGAAAGGTCGTTGACGCGAGCCTTGAGATCGATGGCCAGACCCATGCGGTCGGCGACGGCCTTGGCCTCGCGGCGCACGCGGGCCGGATTGAACAGGGTCGGCACGCCCCGGCCGCTCAGCCGGTCAAGCGTGAGGTTGGTGGCGACGTCGAGGTCGGCGACGACACCGTCATTGATGTTCTGATGCACGGTGACGACGCCGGCGCGGATCGCTTCCGCCGGCGTGTTCGGCGCAAAGTCCTGGTCCGCGAGACTCATCGTGCCGCCGCCGCGCTCGTAGACGCCGCTGATGATCTTGACGAGGGTGGATTTGCCGGCGCCATTGGCGCCCATCAGCACGGTGACTTCGCCGGAATGCAGCTCGAGCGAGATGCCGCCTAGCACCTCGTTGCGGCCAAAGGATTTCCTCAGTCCCTCTACACGGAACACGGCATTGCCGACCATGCGTTCCTCCCTGACCATGACGCTATGGGCTACATCGGCAATTGTCAACACGATTGACAATTGCCAGATCGCTTCCTAGCTTGGCCCCGCCGTCAAGGCTCCCTTATGATCGGAGCACACAGGCGGGAGGGACACGAATGACCGGGAAATTGCCGTTCGAAGCACTGTCGGCGGAGACGCTTGCAACGCGCCTCGGCACGAACGAGGCGCTGTGCGCCAGGATCGGCAGGGACACGACACACTGGAAAGTCCGCGAGGTCGGCGACGGCAATCTGAACCTGGTGTTCATCGTCGAAGGCGCCAGCGGCGCGGCCGTGGTCAAGCAGGCCCTGCCCTATGTCCGCCTGGTCGGCGACAGTTGGCCACTGCCGCTGAAGCGCTCCTTCTTCGAGTATCACGCGCTGACAAGGCAAGAGGCGCGCGCGCCGGGCTCCGTGCCTGCGATCTATCATTTCGATGAAGGCCAGGCGCTGATCATCATGGAGTATCTGGCGCCGCCGCACGTCATTCTCAGGCGCGCCCTGATCGAGGGACGCCAGTTGCCCAACATCGCCAGGGACATCGGCCTGTTCATGGCCCGAACCCTGTTTCGCGGTTCCGACCTGTCGATGGTGACCAAGGATCGCAAGGCCGAT from Mesorhizobium sp. 113-3-3 encodes the following:
- a CDS encoding efflux RND transporter periplasmic adaptor subunit, which encodes MSLSNSIIRRLPVAGLIVAGLVLAGCSQEKAEVKEIIRPVKVVEIAQAHDTRMLSYSGSVRARTESALAFRVNGKITERLVDIGQHVAPGDVLARIDPTDYDLSVKSAQAALDAAERQVETTELTRKRAEQLFTKNFAPKSQLEQATLAHDQAVATRDSARSSLDQAKNQVGYTDLKADRDGIVTAVNADVGQVVGSGTPVVTVAVDGEKEVLIAVPEMEIAEFKPGKLVKAGFWSDSTLTLDGKVREVAGSADPQSRTFAVRVSLPNDARVLLGMTANIEASAANEKQLVSIPLSALAEKDSQSIVWTVDRGADTVHARPVKVAKFAADGVRVAEGLKPGDIVVAAGTQFMTENLKVKLAGGVAQQSASAEGDDASRLR
- a CDS encoding TetR family transcriptional regulator: MSEAANIVADAAKQENVTRILDCAERLFRHYGYGKTNVADIARELGMSPANIYRFFASKVEIHQAVCGRMLGASYKMAYEIMHLPISAEERLRRYIHAQYKMTLETMLDEQKVHEMVIVALERDWGVIDKHVNSIHDLFAEVIREGVETGEFRQQDHEVASRCFGAATVILCHPQMVAQCLAKTNRAMPDELIDYAIRALK
- a CDS encoding acyl-CoA synthetase, translating into MGNPYEQDLDRNAANHQPLTPLTYQERAARTYPDHIAIVHGRQRISYRDFWRRSLKLASALHKRGIGKGDTVTVMLSNTPPMLEAHFGVPMTKAVLHSLNTRLDAAVIAFQLDHAETRVLIVDREFSGVVRQALDLAKVKPLVIDYDDPDYAADAPYPKGERIGTLDYEDFVAGGDEDFAWSMPDDEWDAISLNYTSGTTGNPKGVVYHHRGAALMAYTNTIHAGMAKHAVYLWTLPMFHCNGWCFPWTLAVQAGTHVCLRWVRPKPIYDAIADHGVTHLCGAPVVMSVLINARDEDKRAFAQTVTFNTAAAPPPEAVLSGMADAGFAVTHLYGLTETYGPAVVNEWHGEWDSLAKGERSAKKARQGVRYAALEGLTVMDPETMQATPADGETIGEVMFRGNIVMKGYLKNRKASDEAFAGGWFHSGDLGVMHPDGYIQLKDRSKDIIISGGENISSIEVEDALYKHPSVASCGVVARADDKWGEVPVAYVELKPGKAASEAEIIEHCRALLARFKVPKAVIFAEIPKTSTGKIQKFRLREMAKRT
- a CDS encoding sugar-binding transcriptional regulator, with amino-acid sequence MAIRPAEQIIHKAAWLYYAHGLRQDQVASQLNISRASVAMYLRKARETGIVNISTSTQLFTDDVMARRLEDALKLDAVWIAPENGHIPDPSTDIAVLAASVFLELVKKGDRIGVAWGRTVYMIADIMSYADLQDVTVVQLCGNLGAPYSYRPDQCTMEIARRLNAKGLNFYAPLVLSTEELARALRAEPVIREQLAGISDCNLALFSVGTVDADSHVVKCGALNPDEMAALRGIGAAGVIAGQIIDAMGEALDCSYNRRVISAELASLRAIEKRLMVVQEDSKFEPLLAALAGGLCTHLVVGAHMAQRLLDHAGAAPQKAS
- a CDS encoding bifunctional aldolase/short-chain dehydrogenase — its product is MKNLWNDDAAEKLVADYAKKGVGRDLALRVYTTRLLGGVPQLVLHGGGNTSCKIKATDLVGDEWDVLCVKGSGWDMAVIEPQGLPAVKMGALLKARALDRLADEDMVALQRANLIDPSSPNPSVETLLHAFLPHKFVDHTHSTAILAIVDQEDSKPLVKTVFGTKMGYVPYIMPGFDLAKAAADVFDADPTVEGLILDKHGIFTFGDDAKQAYDRMIHYVNVAEEYVARNAKPKAAKAVLPAKLATPASIAPMLRGAVAVARGEGRFDRMISDFRTSDAIVDFINSAAIADYAGRGVSTPDLSIRIKTGPMAVPAPDADKAGDYKAVIKSHVDAFAKEYRAYFETNDALDDVKRTMLDPMPRLTLVPGLGMFGHGRTLKDARIASDVGEMWIEAVRGAEAVGRFHPLSKADLFPLEYWSLEQAKLASSKPKPLTGQVVLITGGAGAIGAATAKLFADNGAHAVVVDLDGDKAADAAKKAGNNSIGVAADITDPAQVRAAFDKAVAVFGGVDILVSNAGAAWEGRIGELDDALLRKSFELNFFAHQSVAQNAVRIMLEQGTGGVLLFNTSKQAVNPGPKFGAYGVPKAATLFLSRQYALDYGAHGIRSNAVNADRIRSGLLTDAMIASRSGARGVSEKEYMSGNLLGQEVTAQDVAQAFLHHALAERTTADVTTVDGGNIAAALR
- a CDS encoding type II toxin-antitoxin system RelB/DinJ family antitoxin; this translates as MATDAVVRARIDAATKDQATEALAAMGLSVSDAIRLLLVRVAADKEFPFPVKVPNATTRKAMAELEKGKGKRFASADELFKDLGL
- a CDS encoding type II toxin-antitoxin system YafQ family toxin, translated to MPAPIHSGQFRRDVKRMEKRGKNLGKLRDLLGLLIAGHELPPTYKDHPLKGDWKGFRDAHIEPDWLLIYRVVGDELQLARTGSHSDLFNE
- a CDS encoding substrate-binding domain-containing protein, producing MNITRRLLGKVALGLAGATMLMQVPAFAADKPAPFDKPGVKIALVRYLSTGDFFQAYLSGVESQSKALGIDLRVLDSRQDAALQSDMVDQAIALGVQGIIIQHGLTESMKDAAQRAVDAGIKVVAFDVNVENPKIPQIEQSDKDLARLALEQAVKDNGESWNAGYVYVAGIAPLDRRNETWVDVKKKYAGIKEVAMFGTLDNPIANSVANQARSVLSAHPDIKVMFAPYDEFAKGVKIAVDEAGLNKGIKIYSADISTSDISAMREPDSAWAATAATNPAVVGQVSVRALAQLLAGEDPGHNVIVPPTLITQKELIDKDIKNMEDLSAKLPQFAHADVAMPAWMPNPNAK
- a CDS encoding ABC transporter permease translates to MTLRDYAIRYGFIVLLFGLVAYFAIAADGFVSPQSAVFIFQSVAITGVLALGVTATLVVGGFDLSIGSVATSAMMAAAYVMVVLEQNAVVAVVVCLLIGAVVGLINGWLIVYMRVPDLLATLGMMFLLVGLQRIPTEGRSIATGMTMPDGSVANGKFGDAFLALGRHRFDFFIPNLIPVSVVVLLVLAVLIWFFLEYTRFGRMMYAVGSNERAAELAGAPVKAYKIWAYVISGVFASIGGILLAARLGRGDIASGNNLLLDAVAAALIGYAVLGAAKPNAFGTAVGALFVGILLQGLTMMNAPYYTQDFVKGVVLVVALVFTFALSGRGRG